Sequence from the Microtus pennsylvanicus isolate mMicPen1 chromosome 12, mMicPen1.hap1, whole genome shotgun sequence genome:
CCAACAGCTGTGTGGAATGGATGTCACCTGGGCCCAGTGTAGCCATACGGGTGGCGCAGCAACAGGCTTTGATGGCTGGGCAGCACGTGCGTGTGGTAGTGCTCCACCATGCTGCCCACACTTGTAAACATAACCTCCCCTTCCAGGTAGAACTTAGAATCCTGCAGGACAGAAGACATCACGCTCAGCAGGGCCTGCCTAGCCCGTTGCCTCAAGCCTATATCCCCTTCTCCTACCCCCATTTCCTCAAAGGGAAGGACAGCGGTAACAGTGGCACCGAGCAGGCTTGCTCCCAGCTGCCCACGTCCCCTCCCTGTCTGCCCACACAACAGGCCTGTGTTCCTGAGCTCGGCTGTCAGTCCCCTCACACTGGCCCCTAGGATTCAATGTGAAACCTGCTCTCAGGGCAAGATCTGTGAATAAAACGAAGGGCCAAGGAGAGCTACCCAGCACTTCTAGAGTAAGCCAAGGACACAGCAGGGttaggagaggagggagcctaaggacatggggaagagacagagcaaAGGACAGGGCAGAGCTGATGGGACGGAGGTACTGCCACTTCCTGCAAGGGGGACTCACTTGGCTCTTGCTGAGCTTGGAGGACagtgtccccaccccaccctcagaGCAGGGCCCAGTTCCTCACCTTCTCAAAGATGCGATAGTTCCTCACTTTGTTAGAGGTTTCGTCCCACACAACCAAGACCTACAGGAAGGGAAATGCGGAGCAGAAGGATTAGAGACAGCCCCAGGACTGGCCACGCCCCACATGGCCTCCCTATTCATTTAGTTATGAGAACAGAGAGGGTGCAGCTGGGCGAGGACCCCAGAGGAAGAACGGCAGGCTCGGTGGCACACCTGTCCTGTAACAGCAGCCTACCTTCCCGGACTTGGTGGAGGAGTTCCGAATGCAATACAGCCCATCCTGAGGCTCTCCACGGGGATTCGTAGCTTTGAACAACCTAAAACAGAACAGCCATGTTGGTGGGCGAACCTCCCTGGACAGCTTCCAACCCCACTCTACCGTGTGGCTTTCTGCCCACCCTGGGTTTCAGGGTATAATGGAGGCTATAAAGCAGAGAGGTTTAGGAAAGCAGCAACGACAACAAAACCCTATTTGGACCCGCAGCTACCACATTTCCTCGCCCAGGCCACAGGCCGGAGCCTGGGCTTGCCCTACACCAAAGTGAGTAAGGAGACAAGGAACCTCACACCGTCACAGCAAGGACCAGAAGCACTGTGCACTAACCTTTCTACCTCGCAGGATTCTGTGGTGTTGACAAACACTGAGTTAGGCAGCGGCACCTGAAACAGGCCAGCAGTGGTCACTGTCAGAGCATGAGAGAACCCTCCAAATATCACTGCTCCCCCAGCTGGCTGCCCCCTGCATCAGAATACAGGGCTATCATCTCCTACAAAGCTAGAGTTATGGAGCCCCTTGCTCAGGACAGCCAGCGAGgacccccagcccccagctctgCCCACTTGCTGACTGGTTGCGACCTGAGCCCCCACTCTGTCTCACCTTCTCATAGTCCTCGTCCGAGTCCTCCTCGCCAGTGTCAGCCTGGGAGGGCTGCCGGACCTTCTCAAAGGAGAAGCTCCTGAAACTCTGCCCATCGGGGGGTGATCGCCTGGAGCAATAAGGAGGAAGACCAGAACATCATCCTCAGACACAGATAGgtcactccttcctctcctccacacAAGTCCTAGCTTAGCATCAGAATCTTGGTGTCAGCTTCTCTGTGGCTGTAACTGCTCAGGACAGCAGAGCACTGAGACTCGAGCTCACTGCCCAGAGGAAGGAGTTATCGTAGATCTAAAAACCCAACTAGGAAATCAGGCCTGCCATCAATACAGCTGAGGGCCCCGGAGCTCAGAAGCTATCACAGAGTGGACAAGTGCACTGGGCACTGCCAGGGCCCAAGATCTACTACTGATTGTCTTTGAGACTCTGGGAGTCCCAGCTCTCAAAGCTATGAGGGCGTGGACAGATGGGAAGAGGTTAAACAATGCACTCTGACACAAGGGACACCTATGGAAGAGCCAAGCCTCCTGCACAGGCGGCAGTGGTCCTCTGGAGCCTGAGCCCCAGGCCTTTGAGGGCGGATGAAAAGAAGCCACACATGGTGAGCCCGCAGAGGCACTGCCCCAGCCAGACTCACTGGAGGTGAGGGAGAGGTGTCTTTTCTGGTCTAGGCAGCACTGCAGGCCGAACTGTAGTCTCAGGGATGGGCATCTTCTGCACAGGAGGCCTGGGGGCCACAGGGGGCACAAAGAGTCCAGGTTTGGCTGCCTCCCTTGGAGGAGCTTCTTCAGTTATCTTCAGGAACTTGGGCTTATTGGCAGGTACGGGTGGGGGCTCAGATGTGGGCGGCCCTCGGGAAGACAGGTGGAAGGACTTGAGTTTGTCACAGTTCCTAGAGGTGGCAATGGCCATGGCAGTGGAGCTGGAGCCAGAGCTAGTCCCGTGACCAGGGGTCCAGGGTTCCGGGCTGGGGGTTATACTGTCTCGGAAGCAAGGTTTccagaggctgggcatggtgggagcATTGCTCAGTGGAGGGTCACTCATTCTCCGAGGGGTAGCAGGCACCCTGAGGCCAGGATCTGCTCGCCTCAGGCCCAGCGGGTCCTTCTTAGCATCCTCGGGAGCAGGGCCAGTATCTGGAAGGCCTCGcttagggggtgggggtggaagtaAGGGGCTTGGGCTTTTGGAGGTAAAAGAGTGGGCACGGGGCAAATCAGAGAAGGCTGGCTTCCGAGGTACAGGCACAGGGGGTGGTGGGTAGGCTGGTGGATGTGTCAGGGTATCtgcagaattgaaaaaaaaaattggcatcaCATAGAGGCTGGACCACCACCACCCTCTCCTACAACAGGCAGCAGGAGCCAATCACACCCCTCATGGCCCTACCTGCAGCCGACCAGCAGCAGCTGATTCAGTATGCATCCTTCATGGTCTCACCCTTGCCCTACCTAATGGCCAATATCTAGACCCCTACCCAGATTTCCCTGAGTCCAGACCATCAGTGCTACcttgccaatataggtggaactgtccttgaaatttcctgcttcatggaaaagtctgccagatactatgggcctgtaggctgaagatggatgccccaacgttacagaagaactttgggtgactgtccaggcagtgagatgtctctgtcaattctaaagttttggaagttgcttataatgcacttcctgtttacttaggtaatattatatccttctggagtatttgatggagttgaagaatagatatagttttccttagtcgtgataaaagataaaatagatataaatattgtaactataattcttccttgataactgtttttgttgaatgtaatcttgctatgttaaagttaaaaccttcctttttatttagacagaaaaggggaggtgatgtgggattcccctctgtatgctgtgaataccattggttaataaagaagctgctttgcagtgcagaatagggcaaggtgggaattctaagcagacagaggaagagagagcaggtggagtcaatgagatgccatgtagccaccacaggagacagacgctaGACACCAGATAGAACCTTACcgtaggccacaaccacgtggcaatacacagattaacagaatatgttattttaattaatttaatttaatttaattaatatgtcatgttaatttaacatataagagctagctaaaaatatgcataagataataggccaagcagtattttaatacggtttctgtgtgattattttggatctgggcagctaggaaacgaatgagcagcctccgccaTCACTACCTGGCCCTCCCCATCCATTCCCATAAAGGCTGTCCAGACCAAGTTCCTACAGCCTAGATGTCACCTGAAGAGCAATCAAGGCTCTTCTCTCACACAGGGTGAAGTAAGCAGAGTGAGGATTCCCAGGCCTGAGCAAGGAAGAGGTGAGCAGGAAGGCCCAGAACCACTGGGAGGAAGCTGAAAGTCTGTTTATAACCAACTGAAGGCACTGTGTGACATTTAGCCCAGGTGTCATATGGGCCAGCAGGAGAGTCAGTCCAGGAACTGTGGGAATGACAGGAGTGAGGCCTGAGGCTCAGTCACGGGGAGGGGTGAGATTGTCCCTCAAGAGGTAAAcacaggagacagaaaagcaagaaGCGCCAGAGTGCCAGGAACATGAAGGCATGAGGTCGGTGGTGAGTAGTGAGGTCCAGAGAGGAGCGGGGGAGTGGTGGAGAGGGTTCAGTGCAGGGGGAGTGGCAGAGAGAGTTCAGTTCAGAGGAGTGGTGGCGAGGGTTCAGGGCAGGGGAATGGCGGAGAATGTTCAGTACAGGGGGAGTGGCAGAGAGAGTTCAGTTCAGGGGAGTGGTGGAGAGGGTTCAGTGCAGGGGAGTGGCAGAGAGGGTTCAGTGCAAGGGGAGTGGCAGAGAGGGTTCAGTGCAAGGGGAGTGGCAGAGGAGGTTCAGTGCAGGGGAGTGGCAGAGGGGGTTCAGTGCAGGGGAATGGGAGAGAGGGTTCAGTGCAGGGGGAGTGGCAGAGGGGGTTCAGTGGAGGCTGCCGGTACTGTGCACATGTCTACCTACAGCTCAGGGCAGAGACTCTTCACTTTCCCACTCTTTGGAGCTGGGTGGTCAAGTTGAGGCCTGAGACAAGAAggtgtgggaagaggaaataaaaggcaCGGTTGTCACTAGAGCCAGCCCTAAGGAAGGGAGTAAGGACAGCAGTGCCCGCAACTAGAGGGAACAATGGTGAAAAGAGGCATGGGGAGGCAAAGGCCAAGGCACCGGAGGATGGGAAACAGAAGATGGAAGATCACTCCTAAGACGTGAAAGGCAAGACAAAGCTGGAGTGTTCTGAGGAGCAGCAGGGAAAGTACGAGGTGTGAAGAGGAAAAGGTCTGAGGGCAGGACAGAGACATCCTGGCTCTTTCTGCCCAGTCCCGGCCagccctgtcacacacacacacacacacacacacacacacacacacacacacacacacgagactgTCCGTATGCTCGTCTGCCCCAGAGGCTGTGCTTCAGGCGGTGCGGTGGACACTGAGGCCACAgctgtcagcctggtctacagcctggtctacagcttgGTCCTCAGAGAtcttgttgtgttttttttttatatttatttatttattatgtatacagtattttatcttcatgtattcctgcaggccagaagagggcaccagacctcattacagatggttgtgagccaccatgtggttgctgggaattgaactcaggacctttggaagagcaggcaatgctctcaaccactgagccatctctccagcccctcagagaTCTTGTTGCCATGGGCAATAGACCTGCCTCAGAATAGCTCCCTTCTCAATGTCCCTCCATCTTCAGGCTCAGCCTCCAGGACCACCCATGGCGTCACCTGACCCTCCATCCATACAAAGTCAACGTGGGAGGTGGCAGGAGTAGATGAGCAGTCAATCAGCCCTGAACCTCTGAACACTTGGAtcacagaaaggaaactgagaTCGCCCAGAGCAAGGCCGCAGCCttttgggtatggtggtacatgtttttaattccattcttaggaggcagagacagtcagatctctgggtttaaagtcagcctggtgAGGAGAgattaggacagccaggactacagagagaccccgtctcaaaacaaacaaaaaagatccaCCAACATAGGAGAGGCTCTATTCTTAGTCCCAGTCTCCAGTCCCTACCCACCAAGAGATGCCAAGACCCAGCGACCCTACTTACCCTCAAGCTTCATGGGCCCTGGGGAGTCAGGCTCCAAGTATGAGTCGTCGTCATCTTCGTGTTCATAGTCTACGGGTAGTAAATGGAAGATGAGACCCAACACAGCCTAGGTGTGCTGCACGCACAGGATGGCATGGCCCACTGTGCTTTGGCACAGTGCTCCACTCATGGGAACAGGGCACTCAGGGGGCATGGGGTTGAAGATGAGGGAAAAGGATTTGAAACCTGAACTCACGTtgctggaggtcagaggcagagaAACTGCATCCCTCTGCCAGAGGGCAGGGCCGGGAGCAAAGCTAAACATGCCATTTCTCTCCTCTAGGCATCCTGACTGAGCTGTCAGCAGTCAAGAGGATACATGGCAGGGGCAGAGATGGCCTTACCTTCGTTGTCTGTGGGGTATGGAGAGAGGCTGATATCTATAGGTCGCTCCACTGCACCGTAGAAGCTGTCCGTGTCTGAGCTAGAGTCACTGAAACCCGGAGCAGGGAACAGGCAGTGAGTACTGGACTTGGGGTTCCCTTGCACTCACACGTAGTAAGtgatctgtgcacacacacactcccgaCAGACACCACAGATGTTGACATCCACTTGGGGACCCATGGGCACACACAGATATGAACACATACAGCAACCCGTCACACATGTACATAGACAAAGAACACAAATATCATATAGAAAGAcatttgtacatatgtatacatgtggtTCAAGGATAGACAGAGGGACTGGAGGCTTGGGACCATCTATGGGTgccaccttcctgcctctgtggctTTTTGCAACCCTGACCAGCTAGATGTCTCAGAATTGGGTTCATATGTCTACTTCCTGTCCAAGGAGGCTCAGTCAACCCTGGGCTGAGATGTTGCAAGACGCCAGGCTAGACCGACGGCCAGGAGCTCTAGATTCTGTCCAGAACGTCAGGACAGCCTTGGAGGTGCCCAGCCCTCTCTGGATTCCAGTTTCACTGACTGTGGTAGGATTGGCATATGTCCTGTTGTTTGTCTGCCATCTCATGGGTGAGAATGCAGAGACCAGGACTGACTGAGCTCTCAAGAGACAGAGTAGACCCGGGGAGTAGGGAACTCAAAGCCCTGAGCTGTAAAAGCTGGGCCTCCAAAgtaggggagggagaaaaagcacGTATGAACCCCAGATAGGGGGTACAAACAGGCACAAcagagtgagacagagacagcGGGAAGACCGACAAGAACACAGCGTGTTCACCCATGCGCACGACTAATGAAGCTTGCCTGGAACCTCCACAAAAACCTTTATGGCCAAGTCCTCAGGGACCGGAAGAAGGCCTAGGAGCCCAGAAGCCCACCCACCACATCCCTCGGAGGGACTACTGCCCACCCACCACATCCCTCAGAGTACCTGGTGTCTAGAGAGAGCTCCTTCTTCTCATGGAAGTGGCCGATTTCCTTGCGTAGCAAGGCCATCCAGCTCTGTGGGTCAGGACAGCCATAGTTAGTTTAACATTGCCCAGAATGGGGTCCCACTTCACCCTCCTCT
This genomic interval carries:
- the Sh3bp2 gene encoding SH3 domain-binding protein 2 isoform X2, producing MAAEEMHWPVPMKAIGAQNLLTMPGGVAKAGYLHKKGGTQLQMLKWPLRFVIIHKRCIYYFKSSTSASPQGAFSLNGYNRVMRAAEETTSNNVFPFKIIHISKKHRTWFFSASSEDERKSWMALLRKEIGHFHEKKELSLDTSDSSSDTDSFYGAVERPIDISLSPYPTDNEDYEHEDDDDSYLEPDSPGPMKLEDTLTHPPAYPPPPVPVPRKPAFSDLPRAHSFTSKSPSPLLPPPPPKRGLPDTGPAPEDAKKDPLGLRRADPGLRVPATPRRMSDPPLSNAPTMPSLWKPCFRDSITPSPEPWTPGHGTSSGSSSTAMAIATSRNCDKLKSFHLSSRGPPTSEPPPVPANKPKFLKITEEAPPREAAKPGLFVPPVAPRPPVQKMPIPETTVRPAVLPRPEKTPLPHLQRSPPDGQSFRSFSFEKVRQPSQADTGEEDSDEDYEKVPLPNSVFVNTTESCEVERLFKATNPRGEPQDGLYCIRNSSTKSGKVLVVWDETSNKVRNYRIFEKDSKFYLEGEVMFTSVGSMVEHYHTHVLPSHQSLLLRHPYGYTGPR
- the Sh3bp2 gene encoding SH3 domain-binding protein 2 isoform X3 → MSSLSELKDSCPQQVTGRSSAMCWVSAVSFMAAEEMHWPVPMKAIGAQNLLTMPGGVAKAGYLHKKGGTQLQMLKWPLRFVIIHKRCIYYFKSSTSASPQGAFSLNGYNRVMRAAEETTSNNVFPFKIIHISKKHRTWFFSASSEDERKSWMALLRKEIGHFHEKKELSLDTSDSSSDTDSFYGAVERPIDISLSPYPTDNEDYEHEDDDDSYLEPDSPGPMKLEDTLTHPPAYPPPPVPVPRKPAFSDLPRAHSFTSKSPSPLLPPPPPKRGLPDTGPAPEDAKKDPLGLRRADPGLRVPATPRRMSDPPLSNAPTMPSLWKPCFRDSITPSPEPWTPGHGTSSGSSSTAMAIATSRNCDKLKSFHLSSRGPPTSEPPPVPANKPKFLKITEEAPPREAAKPGLFVPPVAPRPPVQKMPIPETTVRPAVLPRPEKTPLPHLQRSPPDGQSFRSFSFEKVRQPSQADTGEEDSDEDYEKVPLPNSVFVNTTESCEVERLFKATNPRGEPQDGLYCIRNSSTKSGKVLVVWDETSNKVRNYRIFEKDSKFYLEGEVMFTSVGSMVEHYHTHVLPSHQSLLLRHPYGYTGPR
- the Sh3bp2 gene encoding SH3 domain-binding protein 2 isoform X1, which encodes MAGPGSRPRSWGWRETSSGDEAVAGGPGQGLCRCAQGRRALAAPRKPAVPAAWTSFMAAEEMHWPVPMKAIGAQNLLTMPGGVAKAGYLHKKGGTQLQMLKWPLRFVIIHKRCIYYFKSSTSASPQGAFSLNGYNRVMRAAEETTSNNVFPFKIIHISKKHRTWFFSASSEDERKSWMALLRKEIGHFHEKKELSLDTSDSSSDTDSFYGAVERPIDISLSPYPTDNEDYEHEDDDDSYLEPDSPGPMKLEDTLTHPPAYPPPPVPVPRKPAFSDLPRAHSFTSKSPSPLLPPPPPKRGLPDTGPAPEDAKKDPLGLRRADPGLRVPATPRRMSDPPLSNAPTMPSLWKPCFRDSITPSPEPWTPGHGTSSGSSSTAMAIATSRNCDKLKSFHLSSRGPPTSEPPPVPANKPKFLKITEEAPPREAAKPGLFVPPVAPRPPVQKMPIPETTVRPAVLPRPEKTPLPHLQRSPPDGQSFRSFSFEKVRQPSQADTGEEDSDEDYEKVPLPNSVFVNTTESCEVERLFKATNPRGEPQDGLYCIRNSSTKSGKVLVVWDETSNKVRNYRIFEKDSKFYLEGEVMFTSVGSMVEHYHTHVLPSHQSLLLRHPYGYTGPR